From the genome of Cydia strobilella chromosome 21, ilCydStro3.1, whole genome shotgun sequence, one region includes:
- the LOC134750867 gene encoding uncharacterized protein LOC134750867 — protein MAVVKVRSVTLVVWALIASLVTAQITFSRDWTGGKRAPAPLDCAQFTRLCRQFVHDLKTSMAVSGLEKHRRPNSDDPNYDEDK, from the exons AAGCGTGACACTGGTGGTCTGGGCGCTGATAGCCAGCCTGGTGACGGCCCAAATCACATTCAGCCGCGACTGGACGGGCGGGAAACGCGCCCCGGCGCCACTCGACTGTGCCCAGTTCACACGGCTCTGCCGGCAGTTCGTA CACGATCTGAAGACCTCGATGGCCGTCTCCGGCTTGGAGAAGCACCGACGTCCTAACTCCGACGACCCCAACTACGACGAAGACAAATAG